In the Aster yellows witches'-broom phytoplasma AYWB genome, GCGTCTGTTAGAATTCCTTTAGAAGTAGAAACCAAAGCAACTCCTAAACCATTAAGCACTTTAGGAATTTGTTCTGCTGATGCATAAACTCTAAGTCCTGGTTTAGAAACTCTTTTTAAGCCTTTAATGACTCTTTCTTTGTTGGGAGAATATTTCAAACTAATAATTATTTCACGAGATGACTGAGGTAGATAAAAATCTTTAATAAAACCTTCTTTTTTTAAAACTGCTAAAATTTCTAATTTTAACTTAGAAGCAGGTACTAACACTTTTAAATGTGACATTTGATTGGCATTACGAATACGTGTCAGCATATCTGCAATAGGGTCTGTCATAACCATGTTTGAGCCTCCTTTTTACCTTTACCAACTAGTTTTTCTGACTCCAGGTAATTTACCTTGATGAGCTAACTGCCTAAAATTAATGCGGGAGATGCCGAATTTACGAATGTATCCGCGTGGTCTTCCATCAATAGAATCTCTGTTTTTTAAACGTACAGGTGATGCTTTGGCAGGAATTTGAGACAATCCAGCGTAGTCAGCTTTTTTTTTAAGTTCTAAGCGAAGTTTGGAATATTTTAAAACTAGCTCTCTTTGTTTTTGATCTTTTACGATTTTGGATTTTTTAGCCATAAGTAATAGTTCCTTTAATTTTTAAACGGCATACCATAAAGCTCTAAAAGCTTTTTGGCTTGAGTGTTATTTTTGGCAGTTGTTACAATGATGATATCCATGCCACGAATTTTTTTAACTTTGTCGATATTAATTTCTGGAAAAACGATTTGTTCTTTTAATCCTAGAGCGTAATTCCCTCTGCCGTCAAAAGATTTGCCAGAAATACCTCTAAAATCTCTTACACGGGGTAAAACTAAACGAGTTAGTTTGTATAAAAAAGCTTCTTTACGGGCTCCTCTTAAAGTCACTTTAGCTCCAATTGGCATGCCTTCACGTAATTTAAAATTAGAAATAGCTTTTTTGGCTTTAGTGATAACAGGGCTTTGTCCGCTTAATAATTTTAATTCTTCTACTACATCATCCAAAACTTTAACATTAAAAATAGCATCACCTACGCCCATATTGATAACAACTTTATCTACTTTTGGGACTTGCATAACAGATTTATAATTAAAAGTTTTCATTAGGGTGGCAGTGATTTTGGAATAGTCTAGAGTATTTTCTTTTTTAATTGACATTGATGCAAAGCCTCCTTAATTTTTTTCGTCTAATGTTTGATTTGATTTTTTAGCATAACGAACTTTTTTACCTGATTGTATGCGAATTCCTACTTTAGTGGAAGTTTGTGTTTGGGGGTCTACTAAAGCTACATTAGAAACATGAATGGGAGCTTCTTGTTTAACGATGGCGCCCTTTTCTTCGTTTTGGGAAGGGGGTTGGTGTTTGGTTTTGATGTTGACACCTTCAACAATAATTTTTTGAGTTTTAGCAAAAACTTTTAATACTTTGCCTGTTTTAATCATTTTTTTACCTGATTCGTCTGTTACAAAACGATCTTTGCCAGCTAAAATAGCTACTGTTTCTCCTACTTTAATACGCATTGAGCTGTCCTCCTTACAAAACTAATTGGGCTAAAGAAACTATTTTGGAAAATTTCTTATCACTCAATTCTCTAACTACTGGACCAAAAATACGGGTGCCAATAATATTTAAATCCTCTTTTAAAAGTACTACAGCATTATCGTCAAATTTAATGTAAGAACCATTTTTACGTCTTAGACCTTTTTTGGTGCGTACAATGACAGCTTTTAGAACGTCATGTTTTTTAACTGTACCAGAACCCGATTTAACAGTTACTACTACAATATCTCCGATATTTACATGACTACGACGAGTTCCTCCTAAAATGCCAATAACTAAAACTTCTTTAGCGCCACTGTTATCAGCTACAACTAAACGACTTTCTCGTTGAATCATCTCAAAATCTCCTTAATTTGCACTCTTTGAATGGTAAAGAATTTTGAATAATCGAAATCTTTTAGTTTTAGAAAGAGGTCTTGTTTCCATAAAATTAACTAAATCGCCTGGTTTGGCTTCTTGATTTTCATCATGGACGTGGAATTTTTTCGATTGTTTCACTCTTTTGCCATATAAAGGGTCTTTTTTGTAAATATCAACAATAACAGTAATGGTTTTATCCATTTTATCTGAAACCACTTTACCTACGAAAGTTTTTCTAAAATTACGTTGCATTATTGTTGTTCCTCCTTGATAGTTTCTACAGCATCATCTAAATCAGGGGTAGTTGGTTGTGAGGTTAGGGTTGGTTTTGTTAAAACAGGTTTGACAGTGGAAGTGACAAAAGTCGGGGTAGAGTCTGTTTGTGCTTGATTGTTTTTTTGGGTTAGGATGGTTTTGATGCGAGCAATGGTTTTTTTAAGTTTTTTGATTTTGGCAGTGTTAGTTAGTTTGCCTAAAGCTAATTGAAAACGCAAATCAAACAGTTCTTGCTTTAATTTGTCTACTTTGTTTTCTAATTCTTCTGGATTTAATTTTAAAATTTCTTGAGTTTTCATATTTCAGCACCTTTTTTAACGATTTTAGTTTTAATCGGTAGTTTGTGAGACGCCAGTCTTAAAGCTTCTGTTTCTACTTTGGAGGAATTAGTGGTGTCTTTAACTTCAAACAAAACTTTACCTGTTTTTACCACAGATACCCATTCTTCAGGAGAACCTTTACCAGAACCCATTCTTACTTCTAAAGGTTTTTTAGTTAATGATAGATGTGGGAAAATGTTAATCCACACTTTTCCTGTTCTTTTCATGTAACGTGTCATTGCGATACGAGCGGCTTCAATTTGTTTGTTGGTGATAAAAGCACCTTCTTTGGCAACCAAAGCGTGGTTTCCGTTGGCAATAACATTTTTACCTTTGGATTTTCCTTCAAAACTAACGCGGTGAGGACGACGATATTTAGTTCTTTTTGGCATTAACATGATTATTGTTGCCTCCTTTGAAATTGCGAGGGCGCCTGTTAGGGTTATTAGAAGATTGCGAAGCAAACAATTTTCTAGTGTCTAGAATGGTTTGTCCTGGTAAAACTTCACCGTGGAAAATCCATACTTTAATTCCTAAAACTCCATAAGTAGTGTGAGCTTCAACAGCAGCGTAATCGATGTCTGCTCTTAGAGTGTGTAGAGGAACTCTGCCTTCGGCATGTCCTTCGCTTCGAGCTATTTCAGCACCACCCAAACGACCAGAAATTAAAGTTTTTACTCCTTTGGCACCTGCTTTTATTGCTTTTTGGATTGCCATTTTTTGAACACGGCGGAAAAACATACGATTTTCTAGTTTTTCAGCCATATTTTGAGCAATTAATAAAGCGACTTTATCAGAGTTTTTAACTTCTAAAACGTTAAGATTAACGTCTTTTTGAGTAAGTTCTTTAAGTTTAGCAACTAATTTGTTGCGTGTATCGCCGTCTTTTCCAATAATAACGCCTGGTTTAGCGGTGTGAACAGAAATAGTGATACGGTTTTTATTTTTTTCTTTTAGGCGTTCGATGTCAATTTGACTTATAGCGCTTTTTTTAGCAAAATTATTGATTAGTTTACGAATTAAAAAATCTTCTTTAATTAAATTAGGAATTTCTTTATCATTAACACACCATTGAGATTCCCAAGTTCTAATAATGCCTAATCTTAATCCGTTAGGATTAGTTTTTTGACCCACTTTGTTCTTCCTCCTTTGATGTTTGCAAGTTTGTGCTAGAAGTTATTACTAAAGTAATGTGGCTGGTTCTTTTTTTAATCATATCGCCAGAACCTTTAGCTCTTGGAAACATACGTTTTAAACGAAAACCTTCGTTGACAAAAACTTCTTTAACATAAAGTTGTTCGCGGTTTAATTTTAAATTATTAACAGCATTGGAAACAGCACTGTTTAAAAGTTTTAAAATAACGGGAGCAGCTACTTTAGGGGTAAAAGTTAAAATGGCTTGAGCTTGTGCAATATTTTTTCCTCGAATTAAATCAACAACTAAACGTGCTTTTCGAGGGGCGATTGAAACTTTTCTAGCAATCGCTTTGGCGTTTTTGGTTTCCATAGTTATTCCTTCCCATTATTTTATTTTTTTTGCATTTTTTTGTCTTTTTTGTTGTGTCCGCGGTAAGTGCGTGTAGGGGAAAATTCACCTAACTTATGTCCTACCATGTTTTCTGTAATATAGACTGGAATATGTTCGCGCCCATTATAAACTGCGATTTTGTGTCCTACAAAAATAGGTGTAATTGTAGAACTGCGTGACCAAGTTTGGATCACTTTTTTGTTTTTTAAGTTTTTTTGTTTTTCTATTTTTGCTAATAGATGGCTAGCAACAATAGGTCCTTTTTTAACTGAACGTGGCATATTAACAACTCCTTATTTTTTACGACGCCTAATAATTAAAGCATTAGATGCTTTTTTGCGGTCACGAGTTTTGACCCCGCGAGCTTTTTTACCCCAAGGTGTCATTGGTGATTTGCGTCCAATAGGAGCTCTACCTTCACCACCGCCATGAGGGTGATCGTTCGGGTTCATAGCAGAACCTCTTACTGTTGGTCTTATTCCTAAGAAACGTTTTTTGCCTGCTTTGCCGTAATTAATTAGTTTGTAAGATTCGTTACCGATCTCTCCGATAGTAGCACGACAAGTTGCAAGCACTTTGCGAACTTCGCCTGATTGAAGACGTAATAGTACGTATTTGTCTTCTCTACTAATAATTTGACAAGAAGAACCAGCACTACGAGCAATTTGTCCGCCTTTGCCTGGTTTTAATTCGATGTTATGAACCGTGGTTCCTACTGGAATATTCATTAAAGGAAGGCAATTGGCAACTTTAATATCTGTTTCCTTACCAGAGACAATTTGCATCCCTACTGTAAGTCCTTTAGGAGCAAGAATGTATCTTTTTTCGCCGTCTACATAGTGAATTAAAGCGATGTTAGCACTGCGGTTTGGATCGTACTCAATGGTAGCTACTTTGCCAACAATGTTATCTTTGTTTCTTTTAAAATCAATTAAACGGTATTTTCTTTTAACGCCGCCGCCACGATGTCTTACTGTAATTTTACCTTGATTGTTGCGTCCGGCTTGGTCTTTATGAGATACCAATAAACTTCTTTCAGGAGTTTGAGTGGTGATTTCTGAAAAAGCAGAAACACTCATATTGCGACATCCATTTGTGGTAGGCTTATATTTTTTAATTGCCATATTTATACCTGCCTTGTTTTTTTTAATCGTTAATCATTATTTTGGTTGGGCTTGAGTTTATTCATTAGCAAGGATTTTAATTTTTTGTCCCGGAGCTAATTTACAAATAGCTTTTTTATAACCAGAAGTATAACCTTCAAATTTGCCTTTTCTTTTGAATTGTGGTAAAACGTTGCGAGTGTTAACTGATAAAACTTTAACTTGGAAAATGCTTTCTAAAGCTTTTTTAATTTCTACTTTATTAGCTGTTTTGGCAACTTTAAAGGTGTATTTATTTTGTCTTTCGATCAATTTATTAGTTAATTCAGTAATGATTGGTGCTTTAACTAAATCATAGTATTTATTCATTATTTCAAAACCTCTTCAAAATAGTTAACAGCATCAGCAGTTAGAACTAATTGTTTGCAATTAAGGATTTGATAAACACTTGCATGAGAAGCTGTTTCTAAAGTAATATAAGATAGATTGCGAGAAGCCAAAGCTAATTGTTCTGTCATTTGAGTAACTACAATTAAGGATTTGGAAGTGATGTTTAATTTTTGTAACATTTGTTGGAAATCTTTAGTTTTGTGAGTTGCTAAATTAATGTTGTCTAAAACTACTAATTGATTATTTTGAACTTGGAGTGATAAAGCTGATTTTAGAGCTAGAATGCGTACTTTTTGGTTTACTTTAACAGAATAATTTCTTGGGGAAGGTCCAAAAGTAACTCCGCCACCGCGCCATAAAGGAGAGCGAATGGAGCCATGACGAGCACGACCAGTTCCTTTTTGTCTCCACGGTTTTTTACCTCCGCCAGCTACCAAAGCGCGAGTTTTGGTAGCGTGTGTGCCTTGACGCATTGCGGCTCTTTGAGCATTTACAACGTCGTATAAAACTTGTTGATTAGGTTTAATGTCAAAAACAGTAGTTGCTAAAACCTTTTCAGAAACTAAGTCGCCTTGTTGATTAAGGATATTAATTTTTGGCATGCGTTTGCTCCTTTGTCAATTTTTTTACAGCAGATTTGATCATTACAAAACCTTTATTAGGTCCTGGGACATTGCCTTTAATTAAGAATAAATTTTTTTCAGTATCAATTGAAAGAATAGCTAAATTTTGAATAGTAACAGTTTCGTATCCCATGTGTCCTGGTAGTTTTTTACCTTTTAATTTGCCTTTAATAGGACCCATTGAACCTGGACGACGGTGATAACGAGACCCGTGACTTTCAGGACCTCTGCTTTGGTTGTGCCTTTTAATAGAACCAGCAAAACCTTTACCTTTGGAAGTTCCTGTTACATCAACTAAATCACCTACTTGAAATAAATCGTTTGTGATTAGCGCGCCTACCACTAAATTAGCTAGGTTTGAGTTGACATCCGAACTAAAATTAATTTCTTTAATGAAGCGCTTAGGGGCAGTAGTTGCTTTTTTAAAATGACCTAACATAGGTTTAGAAGTGTTTTTTTCTCTTTTATCGCAAAAACCTATTTGAGTAGCTTGATAGCCGTCTTGGTCAACGTTTTTTTGTTGCAAAACAACATTGGCTGCAACATCTACTATTGTTACTGGAACTAATTCTCCTTGTTCGTTAAAAACTTGAGTCATTCCTATTTTTTTACCTAAGATTCCTTGAGCCATGTCCTTCCTCTTTCTTTTTTTAATTTTAGTTTTAAAGTTTGTAAAAAGTTTTTTAAAGTGATTTTAAAAAGTTGATTGCAATTGTAATTGTGATTCAACCAAATGAAATGATTTTTAAAAAATAAATATTTATTCATATTAAAATTAATAGTGTCTAGAATGTTTGCTTTTTCTATTGGTTTATTTTTTTAACAAAATATCAATTGCAGTTGGTAAACTAATGTGCATTAAAGATTCAATTGTTTTTTTATTGGGATTGATAATTTGAATTAAACGTTTGTGAGTGCGTCGTTCAAATTGTTCTCTTGAATCTTTGTTGACGAAAGGGGAACGCAAAACAGTAAATACTTCTTTTCTGGTAGGAAGAGGTATTGGACCTTCAATATTTACTCCTGTTTTAGAGACAATATCAATAATTTTTTTAGCTGCTTGATCAATTAAATGATGGTCATAGGCTCTTAGAATTATTTTGATAATTTCTTTTTCTTTTTTGTTCACTTATATTCTCCTTTTTTAGAAATTTTTGAAAATATTGTCTATTAGACAAATATTTTGCTTAAATAATTTTTTTCTTAGACAACTGACATTAGTGTTTTGTATTTTTGGATTAAAAGAAAAAATATTTAAAACAAGCCTTTTTATTATACCTTAAAAAAAGATTTTATTGTAAGTCATTTTAATTACAAAAGTTAAAAAAGTAATTAATAATGTTTTTTTAAAATAAAAAAATCTGTTTAAAATAAGCAAAATTATGAAAGGATTTATTTATTTTGAATTTTTGTTTGTTAAAAAAATATAATTAGTTAATTCAAATATCTTTATATTAAAATATAAAATGATTTAATTAAAAGGTTCTTTTTTTATATTTAATGATAACTTTTTTAACAAATTTAAAAAACTGTTTAAAAGGATTAGTTTTTGCAAAACGCATATAACCATTAAATATTTATAATTAAAAACCAAATAATAAATAATATAACAAATCTTAAATAACTTGTATAAATTTGTGTTTTATTAAGTTGTAATAATAAAATATAATTTGATAATGTATTTGTATTGGATTGTAAATAAATCTAGATATTGTTGTAAAACTTTTTGAGTATTTAGATTTTCAAAAACGAATATATCAAAAAAGTAACAATCATTCCAAATATACTTAATAATAAAAAAATGGTGGTTCTTAATAAAGAAGATATGTTTTGTTTGATACCCCAGATATATTTTTTACTTATAATTATTTAAATGATTTAGTTTTGGAATAACAGAAATATCCAACAAGTGCTTTTACTAAAAGAACTAAAACAAGAACTAAACAAAAAGCATAATATTTTTTAGTTAATTGTTTTTATTTAAGTGCTTTTAAATCTTCGTTATATTTTTCTGTTCTTTTATCTGAGTTTTGTTTGTTTGACAGTTAATCTAAATGTAAGTATTTATTTAATTTGTTATTAACAAGAAATAAGTTAAAAAATAATATCAAAACTATAAATTAAAATAATATCCAATAAGGAAAAAAATATCATTGTCTAAGAAAAAAATTATTTAAACAAAATAATTTGTCTAATAATGATAAATTAATTGTCAGTTGTTTTTTGAGCTTTAGAAGGTTTATTTTCTAAAATAAGTTTTCCTTTGTAATAACCACTATTTTTAGTAACTCTGTGAGACAAAGTAAAAGCATTAGTTTCTTTGCAAAGTACTAAAGCAGGATTACTTAACTTATAATGAGTACGTCTTTTTCTTTTTGCCGTTTTTCCGGTGCGTCTAAAAGGAACAGCCATTTTATCAAATCCTTTCTTTGTAATTTTGTTTGTTTGTAGAATTTATTATAATTAATAATAAAACTTTTCAACAAATAAAAGGTTAATCAAAACCCAATTAATAACTGCCAAAAATTATTATTAGCAATTTAATCAAGCTTAAAAAATTAATAATCATACCAAAGATTGCAAAAATTAATTTTAAACCTAAGTTTATTTTATCTTAAAAAAGCTGTTTTGTCAATCTATTTTGAGCTTTTTTTACTTTTTGTTCTTATTTATTTTTTACTTTAATTATTATTTTGTATTATTATTTTGTAAAATTACAATAATATAAATAAATTATTTTGTAAATAACTTATAAATAAACAAATTTAGATAATTATTTTGTATCATATTAATTTATCATTTTTAAACATTATTTAGCTTTTCTACCCCATTTTATCAAAAACAATAAAAAAGTGAAAAAAGTGAGCATACTTTAACACAAAAAAGAGTTATAATAGAATTAAACACTAATGAAAACGCTGCATGTTGAAATATTATTGTCTATATTTTTTTAAATATTTTTTCATGAACACCAAACTGCAAAATAAAAAAAAGGAAAGGATTCAAACGGAATATAAATAAATTTTTAAATTAAACAGTAAAAATAACTTGATAAAATGCATAAAGAAAAAACAACTTACATCAATTTTCCTAAAAATATTTAGTTAATAAACAAATTAAAAAAATTGCTTGTTAACTACATTTAAATAATTGATAAAATAATGATAAAAACACTTGATAAAAAAAACATTTATTTAATATTAATTACATAATAAATAACTTTTTACACTATTTCAAATTTTTAAACTTTTTTAAATAACTTTAATTATAAAAAAATCAAAGAAAAAGAAAAGATAAATACAATAATTTATATATTTTTTGGTATGACCTAATTAAATTGAAATTTTTCCAAAGAGTGTTTGGTGTACGCTAACTATTATTTAGCGAACAATAAACCAACTTATAATAAAGTAAATACATTTTTTATATTTTTAATTATATATATTAATTTATGATTTTTTTATAGCTTAATAATTTATACTTATAATTAATATTAACTACCTTTTTTTTAAAAAGAAAGGAGTCTATTTTTTAAATTAACAAAATTAACAAGACTTCTAAAAAAACCAATATAAAGCTTTAATTCCTTTTTAATGCTTATAATTATAAAATATTTTAATACTATTACTCAACATTAATTCTTATTTTATTAAAGAACATTCAGAATTTAAATTAAACTATCAAATCAAAAGTACTTTTAAAATAAAAGTAAAAAGAGATACTCTAAATAATACAATTCATAATATTAAAGTAAAAAAACAATAATAAAGCTCTTTCTTATATAGATAAAAATTGATCCTAATTATTACACAAAAGTCTCATTTCACAAAACAATTAATCAAAAAAAGACGAATTAATGTCTACGGTCAATTATTAATTGTCCCCCCAAAAAATATTATATTTATCTATCATTATGGAAAAAAAGCTATTTATTAAGGATAAAACACATACCTTAGAAGCAATCATAAACATGAAAAAAATAAATACAATAATTTATATTTTTTTTACTATGAACCAAATTTAATCCAAAATATCTCTCTATCCAAAAAAACAACTTGGTATAAATCTTATCACAAGAAATAATTATTTTCATATTTAAAATAAATTAATAAACTATTTAAAAAAAATAAAAATAATATAAATAATAAAAAAAACTATCCTTCAGGATAGTTTTTTGTTTTTAAGATCTAAATAATGAAAACTAAGTATTCTTTTTTACATCCAAAATTAATTTGGTTTATGTTATGATAAAAGTAAATGATAAAATAATTTAAAACTTATTTCTTTGAAAAACCAAAATAATATAATATTACAAAACAAAAATTAATAATAAAATGCAATTAAGTGCTTTTATGTTGTTTAATTAATATTTAGATTGAAGGAAAAATTTTATGTCATCATATTATAATAGATTTTTGGCTTTATTCTTAAAAAGCAATAAAAAATTATCAAACGAATTTTTTTCTCCTTTTTTATCCCAATTAACAAATAATATCACAAAACTAAAAAACACCCAAGAAAAAAAAACAACACCAAAAATTATTACAAACAAACAAAATCAACAATTAAATCAAAGATTGCAAACCCTAAATAACAAACACAATACCCAAACAAAACAAATACAAGAAAAATACAATCACATATTATTAAACATTTACGAACAAATAGAAAAACTACAAACCAATAAAAAAACAATCCTCCAAAAATACAAATCACAACAAGAAAAAATCCAAACTCTTTTAAATCAAGAACTTATTTATCAAAAAAACAAAAACAACGATAAAAACCTCCAATTAAAAGAAATCTTACAAAAAGAACTCCAAGAAATTACCAAAAAAAACAATCAAAAAGAAACCACCCTTATAACTAATCTAAACAACAAAAATAACAACATTAATAATTTATTAATTCAAATTGAAAAAGACAAACAAAAATTAGAACTCAAAAAGAAAAAACTTAACCAAGAATCCAAACAAAACTTTTATACTACTGATTTCAACCTCAATCAAAAAAACACCAATTTATTAAAACAACTAGAAACAACTCTTAATTTACAAGAAAAAGACAAACAAAAAGCAATTAACATCTTAGAACAAATAAAGACTACCAAAGAACAAACTTATCAAAAAAACATTACCAAAACTCACAAACTATACCAAAATAAACTAAGTATAAATGACAAAAAACTAGATATCATCAAAGAAGCTTACCAACAAGAAAGAACTTTAATCCAAGAAAAAATGAAAGCTTTTTTTCTCCAAATAAGACCTTTTCCTTTTATAAATATACCAATTCTTTTCAATTACCAAATTGAAACATCCAAAAAAGCTCTTTTTTACAATCAAAAAAAAAACTGCCTTTCATACCAAAACCAAAAATCTTTATGGAGCCAACAATATCACTTCATCAATCTTTTACACCAAAAAGCAATTAATATGTGGCATTTAGAACATTACAAACAAAACAAATACAAACACATCTACCAGCAAACCTTAGAAAAAATTTATCATCTAATCCACCAAAAAACAAATTATTTATTCTTCCAAAAAATAAACGGCATAAAAGAACAAATAAAAACAGTTCTTAACTTACATCTCCAAGAAACAGCTATATTTGATAATCAAAAAGACTATCAAGAAACTTTCTTTGCTTATCAAAAAACTCTTTTAGCCTTACAACGTAAACAAAACAATTACCAAATAGATTATTATTATCATTTCTTTGAAAAAAAACAAGAATTTGAACTTAAAACTAAAAGTATTGCCTTGCAACTAAAATTAGAAAAAACCAAAATCCAACATTATTATTTAGAACAAATAACTACTTTAAAAAAAGAAATTAACAACTTCCAAACCCAATTAACACTTAATAAAATATTTCAAAAAGATGATTTTCTAACCTTCAAACTTACCCAAGAAAAGGAAAAATATCTCTTTTTACAAGACGTCACTTTAATGCAAAAAGATATCTATTTATTATTACAAACCCAAAATATAGAACTTTTACAAACTTTAAACATTTTACTAAACAATTATCCATATTGGCAAAAAGAAAGCACATTATTAGAACAAACTTTACAACAAACCCAATTACAAATTAATACTTTTGCAAGCAATTATCAAAATAAAACTTGCATTATCAAACAAACTATCTTAGACCAAATAAAAACTATAATTGAAAACAACTTATTTACCATCATTCAAAAACAATTTAATCAAACAATTTATCTTTTACAAAAAAAACACCAATTAAACCAAACTAACCTACAAAATGAAATTGATCTTAACGAACAAATAATAGCTTTTTATGACAAACAATTAACCTTTCTCAATCAAAAAATAAATACTGAAAAAAATAAAGGAATACAAGGATTTTTCCACAAATACAAACAAAAAGGAACTGACCTATATCCCCTTTTATACAAAATCAAAACTCACAAAGAATATTATGAAAAAAATATCAAAAAACTAACACAAAAAAAAGATAAAGCAACCAAAAAGCACAAACATATTTTAGAAAAAACAACTATCAAACACCAAAAAAAAATCAATAAAACAAAACTTAAAATAACTAAGCTTTTAAATTTATGGCACTATTTAAAACCTGTCTCCAAAAACATTGCAATTACTCCTTTAATAAATTTCAAAATATCAAACAAATCTTTTTTCAATGCTTGCCAAAAAACAATAACAAATGTTATCAAAGATATTTTGTTCTATAATGATTATCAAAAAAACATTTATCAATGTTTAAATAATTTACTCCAAGAAAAAATAAAAAAAGAACAAAGTTTAATTCAAACAACTATAAATACAACTAATACAATTAAACACCTTAACAAAGTTTTTTACAGCCAAAATGAATTAATAAAGAATTTTATACATACTTCTTTAGAAAAAAAATTTAA is a window encoding:
- the rpsJ gene encoding 30S ribosomal protein S10 — its product is MNKKEKEIIKIILRAYDHHLIDQAAKKIIDIVSKTGVNIEGPIPLPTRKEVFTVLRSPFVNKDSREQFERRTHKRLIQIINPNKKTIESLMHISLPTAIDILLKK
- the rpmF gene encoding 50S ribosomal protein L32; the encoded protein is MAVPFRRTGKTAKRKRRTHYKLSNPALVLCKETNAFTLSHRVTKNSGYYKGKLILENKPSKAQKTTDN
- the rplC gene encoding 50S ribosomal protein L3, with product MAQGILGKKIGMTQVFNEQGELVPVTIVDVAANVVLQQKNVDQDGYQATQIGFCDKREKNTSKPMLGHFKKATTAPKRFIKEINFSSDVNSNLANLVVGALITNDLFQVGDLVDVTGTSKGKGFAGSIKRHNQSRGPESHGSRYHRRPGSMGPIKGKLKGKKLPGHMGYETVTIQNLAILSIDTEKNLFLIKGNVPGPNKGFVMIKSAVKKLTKEQTHAKN